The Solanum lycopersicum chromosome 9, SLM_r2.1 genome window below encodes:
- the LOC101249118 gene encoding large ribosomal subunit protein eL24 has product MVLKTELCRFSGAKIYPGRGIRFIRSDSQVFLFVNSKCKHYFHNRLKPSKLTWTAMYRKQHKKDIAQEAVKKRRRTTKKPYSRSIVGATLEVIQKKRAERPEVRDAAREAALREIKERIKKTKDEKKAKKAEVVAKSQKAGKGNVSKGGSKGPKLGGGGGKR; this is encoded by the exons ATGGTGCTAAA GACAGAACTTTGCCGTTTCAGCGGTGCCAAGATATATCCTGGGAGGGGCATCAGATTTATTCGATCAGATTCTCAG GTGTTCCTATTTGTCAACTCAAAGTGCAAACATTACTTCCACAACCGCCTGAAACCTTCCAAGCTTACATGGACTGCCATGTACAGGAAGCAGCACAAGAAG GATATTGCACAAGAAGCTGTTAAGAAGAGGAGACGTACCACAAAGAAACCATACTCTAGGTCCATTGTGGGTGCAACCTTGGAGGTAATCCAGAAGAAGAGAGCTGAAAGGCCAGAAGTTCGAGATGCTGCCAGGGAGGCTGCTCTTCG TGAAATCAAAGAAAGAATCAAGAAAACAAAGGACGAAAAGAAGGCCAAGAAGGCAGAGGTGGTGGCTAAGTCACAGAAAGCCGGTAAGGGTAATGTGTCGAAGGGAGGATCAAAAGGCCCTAAGCTCGGCGGCGGTGGTGGAAAACGTTAA
- the LOC101249675 gene encoding sulfite exporter TauE/SafE family protein 4, with protein sequence MGTKGFVIYLLAGFSVAILSVFLVQNFKNGDFEPKLYRSSNLLQRPIGSEDKVWPELEFSWRIVLATVIGFLGSACGTVGGVGGGGIFVPMLTLLLGFDTKSAAAISKCMIMGASASSVWYNLRVPHPCREAPILDYDLALLFQPMLMLGITVGVSLSVVFPYWLITVLIIILFMGTSSRSFFKAIEMWKEETILKKSTKEVPVNSRGELVIDTVYEPLVPKEEKTALEIFKFNLNLKRILVLFVVWFVFLLLQVFKNDLVACTPLYWVLNLLQFPVALGVFGYECVKLYKESKKRRLEGNQESVCEADIQWTATNLIFCALCGILGGTVGGLLGSGGGFILGPLLLEIGVIPQVASATATFVMMFSSSLSVVEFYLLKRFPIPYALYLMSVSILAGFWGQCFIRKLITILKRASIIVFILSGVIFASALTMGVIGIEKTVRMIHNHEFMGFLDFCSSQ encoded by the exons ATGGGTACAAAAGGCTTTGTGATTTATCTATTAGCAGGCTTTTCTGTGGCAATTCTATCAGTTTTTTTGGTGCAGAACTTCAAAAATGGTGATTTTGAGCCAAAATTGTATCGAAGTTCTAATCTTTTGCAACGACCCATTGGATCTGAAGACAAAGTTTGGCCG GAATTGGAGTTTAGTTGGAGGATTGTTTTGGCAACTGTGATAGGATTTTTGGGGTCAGCTTGTGGTACTGTGGGTGGTGTTGGTGGAGGTGGCATTTTTGTTCCTATGCTTACTTTGCTTCTTGGATTTGATACCAAGTCTGCTGCTGCTATTTCCAAAT GTATGATAATGGGGGCATCAGCATCATCAGTTTGGTACAATTTGAGGGTACCACATCCATGCAGAGAAGCACCTATTCTTGATTATGATCTGGCCCTATTGTTTCAGCCCATGCTCATGTTAGGCATCACAGTTGGTGTTTCTCTCAGTGTTGTTTTCCCCTACTGGCTCATCACTGTCCTCATTATCATCCTCTTCATGG GCACTTCATCAAGATCATTTTTTAAGGCCATTGAGATGTGGAAAGAAGAAACAATTCTCAAG AAATCGACGAAAGAAGTTCCAGTTAATTCACGTGGTGAAC TTGTTATTGATACAGTTTATGAGCCATTGGTCCCTAAGGAGGAGAAAACCGCACTG gaaattttcaagttcaatCTTAATTTGAAGAGAATTCTGGTGCTCTTTGTAGTATGGTTCGTGTTTCTGCTTCTTCAAGTGTTCAAG AATGATCTAGTGGCTTGTACGCCATTGTACTGGGTGCTCAACTTATTACAG TTTCCAGTAGCACTGGGGGTGTTCGGATATGAATGTGTGAAATTGTACAAGGAGAGCAAGAAGAGGAGATTAGAAGGGAACCAAGAGTCAGTATGTGAGGCTGACATTCAATGGACCGCCACAAACCTTATATTTTGTGCGCTTTGTGGTATATTGGGAGGCACTGTTGGAGGATTGCTCGGATCTGGTGGTGGATTCATTCTTGGCCCTCTTCTTCTTGAGATTGGAGTCATCCCTCAG GTAGCTAGTGCGACTGCGACATTTGTGATGATGTTCTCGTCATCTTTATCAGTTGTGGAGTTTTATCTTCTCAAGAGATTCCCAATTCCTTACG CTCTATACCTCATGAGTGTATCTATTCTTGCTGGATTTTGGGGACAATGCTTCATTAGAAAACTTATCACGATTTTAAAGCGTGCATCAATCATCGTGTTCATACTCTCTGGTGTCATTTTCGCCAGCGCTCTCACAATGG GGGTGATTGGTATAGAGAAGACCGTTCGTATGATCCACAATCACGAGTTCATGGGGTTCTTGGATTTCTGCAGCAGTCAGTAA
- the LOC101264967 gene encoding putative homeobox-leucine zipper protein ATHB-51, translating into MDWNGNIRPFVSRQVIDNSLNFLYNYNYDQYPGIEMKHAMQTQHGGVQVPTMDNNNNNFVLNQHQLDKKKRLSSDQLESLENSFQEEIKLDPDRKMKLAKELGLQPRQIAVWFQNRRARWKAKQLERLYDSLKQDYDVVSREKQKLQDEVLALRAILKEQATKKQVNSTVYTEISGEETVESTSMPSSNKTITRGVTISNHQNNNINNNNNIAECSYVFNNVVDGLNPVMPPYWATLPTYP; encoded by the exons atggattGGAATGGAAATATTAGACCTTTTGTTTCAAGACAAGTTATTGATAATTCTCTCAATTTTCTCTACAACTACAATTATGACCAATATCCAG GTATTGAAATGAAGCATGCAATGCAAACACAACATGGTGGAGTACAAGTCCCAACAatggacaacaacaacaacaactttGTACTCAATCAACATCAATTGGACAAGAAGAAAAGGTTGTCAAGTGATCAATTAGAGTCACTTGAGAATAGTTTTCAAGAAGAGATAAAACTTGATCCAGACAGGAAAATGAAATTGGCTAAAGAACTTGGATTACAACCAAGACAAATTGCTGTTTGGTTCCAAAATAGAAGAGCTAGATGGAAGGCTAAACAACTTGAAAGACTCTATGATTCACTTAAACAAGACTATGATGTTGTCTCAAGGGAAAAACAAAAGCTTCAAGATGAG GTATTGGCATTAAGAGCAATTTTGAAGGAACAAGCCACAAAGAAACAAGTAAATTCCACAGTTTACACTGAAATATCAGGTGAAGAAACAGTCGAAAGCACATCAATGCCAAGTTCAAACAAGACAATTACAAGAGGAGTTACTATAAGTaaccatcaaaataataatattaataataataataatattgctGAATGTAGCTATGTTTTTAATAATGTTGTAGATGGGCTTAACCCAGTGATGCCACCTTATTGGGCCACATTGCCAACATATCCATGA
- the LOC101249399 gene encoding uncharacterized protein, with the protein MEGFNQERRVNAAAAEVVEEVEVEESSDDCSSEDEGTDDYRRGGYHAVRIGDSFNGGRYVVQSKLGWGHFSTVWLAWDTLLSRFVALKVQKSAQHYTEAAMDEITILKQIAECDQDDKKCVVKLLDNFKHSGPNGQHVCMVFEYLGDNLLTLLKYTDYHGLPIHMVKELCYHVLVGLDYLHRQLSIIHTDLKPENVLLCSTIDPSKDPRKSGTPLILSSHKDITTLDGGSVKGYVTSNGNLTKNHNKKIRRKAKQAAQCFVGKESSLGTKGGQDSSASAESSVSAKSNSDMLNSSNRMSNADTAKGSGKEYEGPKRGSRSTRRKLLEAVDLKCKVVDFGSACWTYKQFTDDIQTRQYRCPEVILGSKYSTSADLWSFACICFELATGDVLFDPHSGDNFDRDEDHLALMMELIGMMPRKIALGGRYSRDLFNRHGDLRHIRRLRFWPLKKVLVEKYEFSEQDAKDLSDFLVPILDFVPEKRPTAAQCLLHSWINAGPRLLELSLPDAQSKAVDALNSDQTKKQNEEEREVMEVGIGKIAISKNIKNFRSYSVKF; encoded by the exons ATGGAGGGGTTTAATCAAGAACGGCGGGTGAATGCTGCGGCGGCGGAGGTGGTGGAGGAGGTGGAGGTGGAGGAGAGTAGTGATGATTGTAGTTCGGAGGATGAAGGTACTGATGATTACAGGAGGGGAGGTTATCATGCTGTTCGAATAGGTGATAGTTTTAATGGAGGTAGATATGTGGTACAGAGTAAGCTTGGTTGGGGTCATTTCTCTACTGTTTGGTTGGCTTGGGATACTCTATTGTCT CGATTTGTGGCATTGAAAGTGCAAAAGAGTGCTCAGCATTACACGGAAGCAGCGATGGATGAGATCACTATTCTAAAACAGATTGCAGAATGCGATCAGGATGATAAAAAATGTGTTGTGAAGTTACTGGATAATTTTAAGCACTCAGGTCCAAATGGGCAACATGTGTGTATGGTTTTTGAGTATTTGGGTGACAATCTCTTGACACTTCTTAAATATACTGATTATCATGGACTGCCTATTCATATGGTTAAAGAGCTCTGTTATCATGTTCTAGTGGGATTGGATTATTTGCATAGACAGCTTTCGATCATACACACCGATTTGAAACCCGAGAACGTACTTCTCTGTTCCACAATAGATCCATCTAAGGATCCCCGAAAATCTGGAACACCTCTTATACTTTCTAGTCATAAGGATATAACCACGCTGGATGGCGGGTCTGTGAAGGGTTATGTAACATCAAATGGAAATTTGACGAAGAACCACAATAAGAAGATTAGACGAAAGGCCAAACAAGCAGCTCAATGTTTTGTGGGAAAAGAATCTTCTCTCGGGACTAAGGGTGGACAAGATAGCTCAGCTTCTGCGGAGTCATCTGTCAGTGCAAAATCAAATTCGGATATGTTGAATAGTTCTAATAGAATGTCAAATGCTGATACTGCAAAAGGCAGCGGGAAAGAATATGAGGGTCCTAAGAGAGGCAGTCGTTCTACAAGGAGGAAGCTATTGGAGGCAGTCGACCTTAAATGCAAAGTTGTTGACTTTGGCAGTGCTTGTTGGACATACAAACAGTTCACGGATGATATTCAAACTAGACAGTACAGGTGTCCTGAAGTTATCCTTGGATCAAAATATTCAACCTCAGCAGATCTTTGGTCCTTCGCTTGCATTTGTTTTGAGCTTGCAACTGGCGATGTGTTATTTGATCCTCACAGTGGTGATAACTTTGACAGAGATGAG GATCACTTAGCACTGATGATGGAGCTTATAGGAATGATGCCACGAAAA ATTGCCTTGGGTGGTCGTTATTCACGTGATTTATTCAATAGACATGGTGATTTGAGGCACATTAGACGGTTGCGCTTTTGGCCCTTAAAGAAGGTTCTAGTAGAGAAATATGAATTCAGCGAGCAAGACGCAAAGGACTTGTCTGATTTTCTGGTCCCAATACTTGATTTTGTCCCAGAGAAACGGCCTACTGCAGCTCAGTGCCTTCTTCACTCATGGATCAATGCAGGTCCACGACTGTTGGAACTTTCCTTGCCTGATGCACAATCTAAAGCCGTTGACGCTCTAAACTCTGACCAAACTAAGAAACAGAATGAAGAAGAGAGGGAGGTAATGGAGGTTGGAATTGGGAAAATAGCTATCAGcaagaacataaaaaatttcagaaGTTACTCAGTCAAATTCTGA